In one window of Planifilum fulgidum DNA:
- a CDS encoding aspartyl-phosphate phosphatase Spo0E family protein codes for MDGLKRTDRELERMREQLYRMISRAGFRFSSDEALWISGKMDELILQYYRERDTGCQKRSFFGSRRR; via the coding sequence GTGGACGGATTGAAGAGGACCGACCGGGAGCTGGAAAGGATGCGCGAGCAGCTGTACCGGATGATCAGCCGGGCAGGCTTTCGCTTTTCTTCGGATGAGGCGCTTTGGATCAGCGGAAAAATGGATGAACTGATTCTCCAATATTACAGGGAAAGAGACACCGGCTGCCAAAAGCGGTCATTCTTCGGTTCCCGCCGAAGATGA
- a CDS encoding M16 family metallopeptidase, which produces MIVRHTLPNGVRIVAEPIHHVRSVALGFWVGTGSRNETDEINGVSHFLEHMMFKGTKKRTARQLAEAFDEIGGQVNAFTSKELTCYYAKVLDQHFSAALEILADMFFGSTLPDEEIEKEKKVIIEEIRMVEDTPDDLIHDLLSKAVMGKHPLGFPILGSIENIQAFDRSRLENYRRRQYRPDQTVIALAGRLPEDFLDQIESYFSAFPKGGDASVCRPPVFRSDVVARKKSTEQTHLCLGLPGLAIQDPRIYALILLNNMLGGNMSSRLFQKVREERGLAYSVYSYHMAYRDCGLFAVYAGTGPGQENELIRLIFEILDELRQSGVEESELNKAKEQLKSGYMLSLESTNNRMSRLGKNELLLGKHVTLDETIECIERVTTEDILELARDLFSRPASLAVISPSGEIPSAYGRDALV; this is translated from the coding sequence GTGATCGTCAGGCACACTTTGCCCAACGGCGTGCGCATCGTCGCTGAACCCATCCACCATGTCCGCTCCGTTGCCCTCGGTTTTTGGGTCGGCACGGGTTCCCGGAACGAAACGGATGAAATCAACGGCGTATCCCATTTTCTCGAACACATGATGTTCAAGGGCACGAAGAAGCGGACGGCCCGGCAGCTTGCCGAAGCCTTCGATGAGATCGGCGGTCAGGTGAATGCCTTTACGTCGAAGGAACTGACCTGCTACTATGCGAAGGTGCTGGATCAGCATTTTTCGGCCGCCCTGGAGATTTTGGCGGATATGTTTTTCGGGTCGACGCTGCCCGATGAAGAGATCGAAAAGGAGAAAAAGGTGATCATCGAGGAGATCCGCATGGTGGAGGACACGCCGGACGATCTCATCCATGATCTCCTTTCAAAGGCGGTGATGGGAAAGCACCCCCTGGGCTTCCCCATTCTCGGCAGTATCGAAAACATTCAGGCGTTTGACCGGTCCCGCCTGGAAAACTACCGCCGCCGGCAATATCGTCCCGATCAGACGGTGATCGCTCTGGCCGGCCGTCTGCCGGAGGATTTTCTGGACCAGATCGAATCGTATTTTTCCGCCTTTCCAAAGGGCGGGGACGCTTCGGTGTGCCGGCCGCCCGTTTTCCGGTCGGATGTCGTGGCCCGCAAAAAATCGACGGAACAGACGCACCTCTGCCTGGGACTTCCCGGCCTGGCGATTCAGGACCCGCGAATTTACGCACTCATCTTGCTGAACAACATGCTGGGAGGGAACATGAGCTCCCGGCTCTTTCAGAAGGTGCGGGAGGAACGGGGGTTGGCCTATTCCGTCTATTCCTACCACATGGCCTACCGGGACTGCGGCCTCTTCGCGGTCTATGCGGGCACGGGCCCCGGCCAGGAAAACGAACTGATCCGGCTCATCTTCGAAATCCTGGACGAATTGCGGCAGTCCGGCGTGGAGGAATCCGAACTGAACAAGGCCAAGGAACAGCTCAAGAGCGGGTACATGCTGAGCCTGGAAAGCACCAACAACCGGATGAGCCGGTTGGGGAAAAACGAGCTCCTGCTGGGGAAACACGTGACCCTGGATGAGACGATCGAGTGCATCGAGCGGGTGACGACGGAGGACATCCTCGAACTGGCACGGGATCTCTTTTCCCGGCCCGCTTCCCTTGCCGTGATTTCCCCGTCGGGGGAGATTCCCTCGGCGTACGGGAGGGATGCCCTTGTTTGA
- a CDS encoding polysaccharide deacetylase family protein, producing the protein MRHGARIRMLGWLIPVLPLLLALVQSPAVTAYVAAVKEGTFPAFAEGDLRSRIEAEAKRRFEPPVDARIDKVWKAIPGYDGLAVDVEETYRLAKKREPGSPISWVYKVVPARISLDDLEPQPIYRGNEKKPMVALMVNVSWGTEHLRTMVQVLKENQVPATFFLEGSWLKKHPEEARLLMKEGHEIGNHAYSHPQMSRLSPARIRGELIRTEQLIEETLGVRSRWFAPPAGDYNQRVVEEADRLGMKTVLWTVDTVDWRKSSTPEIMVERVRRGVAGGSLILMHPTDRTVKALPEIIRVIKEKGLRLGTVSEVLSPKRLEPVEPMVTF; encoded by the coding sequence GTGCGGCACGGTGCCCGAATCCGAATGCTCGGCTGGCTGATCCCGGTGCTTCCGCTTCTTTTGGCCCTGGTTCAGTCGCCGGCGGTGACCGCCTATGTCGCCGCGGTGAAGGAGGGGACTTTTCCGGCCTTTGCGGAGGGAGATCTCCGTTCCAGGATCGAAGCGGAAGCGAAGCGCCGCTTTGAACCTCCCGTCGACGCGCGGATTGACAAGGTCTGGAAGGCGATTCCCGGATACGACGGCTTGGCGGTGGATGTGGAGGAGACTTACCGGCTGGCCAAAAAGCGGGAACCCGGATCGCCCATTTCCTGGGTCTACAAGGTGGTGCCCGCACGGATTTCCCTGGACGACCTGGAGCCCCAGCCCATCTACCGGGGAAATGAGAAGAAGCCCATGGTCGCCCTCATGGTGAATGTCTCCTGGGGAACGGAGCACCTGCGGACGATGGTTCAGGTGTTGAAGGAAAATCAGGTTCCCGCCACCTTTTTCCTGGAGGGCTCCTGGTTGAAAAAACATCCGGAAGAGGCCCGGCTCCTGATGAAGGAAGGGCACGAAATCGGCAACCATGCTTATTCCCACCCGCAGATGAGCCGGCTTTCCCCCGCCCGGATCCGCGGGGAGCTCATCCGAACGGAGCAGTTGATCGAGGAGACCCTCGGCGTCCGTTCCAGATGGTTTGCCCCCCCTGCCGGGGATTATAATCAGAGGGTGGTGGAGGAAGCGGACCGGTTGGGGATGAAAACGGTCCTGTGGACCGTGGACACGGTGGACTGGCGAAAAAGTTCCACTCCTGAAATCATGGTGGAACGGGTGAGGAGGGGAGTTGCGGGCGGTTCCCTCATCCTGATGCATCCGACGGACCGCACGGTGAAAGCCCTTCCGGAAATCATCCGAGTGATCAAGGAAAAGGGACTCCGGCTGGGGACCGTCAGCGAGGTGTTGTCCCCGAAGCGGCTGGAGCCGGTTGAGCCGATGGTGACCTTCTGA
- the dut gene encoding dUTP diphosphatase, with translation MPLFEIAVKRLPGCEDLPLPRKMSRGASGLDLHAAVDQPVTLTPGRWKLIPTGIALEMPEGVEAQVRPRSGLALKHGVTVLNSPGTIDSDYRGEVGVILINLGDEPFVLHRGDRIAQLVFGRVLDVRLKEVERLGFTERGGGGFGHTGK, from the coding sequence ATGCCCTTGTTTGAGATTGCCGTCAAGCGGTTGCCGGGATGCGAAGACCTTCCGCTTCCCCGAAAAATGTCCCGGGGCGCCAGCGGATTGGACCTGCATGCCGCCGTCGATCAACCCGTGACCCTGACACCCGGCCGGTGGAAACTGATTCCGACGGGGATCGCTCTGGAAATGCCCGAGGGCGTGGAAGCCCAGGTTCGCCCCCGGAGCGGATTGGCCTTAAAACACGGAGTCACGGTGCTGAACAGTCCGGGGACCATCGATTCCGACTACCGGGGGGAAGTGGGGGTGATCCTGATCAACTTGGGAGATGAACCGTTCGTCCTTCACCGGGGAGACCGCATCGCCCAGCTGGTGTTCGGCAGGGTGCTCGATGTCCGGTTGAAGGAGGTGGAGCGGCTCGGCTTCACGGAGCGGGGCGGAGGCGGTTTCGGACATACCGGAAAATGA